From the Arvicola amphibius chromosome 2, mArvAmp1.2, whole genome shotgun sequence genome, one window contains:
- the LOC119807681 gene encoding olfactory receptor 4C15-like: protein MKNQSCVTGLTLLGLLQDSKVEKILFVVFSLVYLATIGGNMIIVMTILYNPALLGSPMYFFLIFLSLLDACTSSTVTPKIIVDFFYKRKTISFECCMIQLFSVHFFTGVEVIVLSAMAYDRYVAICKPLHYSSIMNRSLCGNLVVVAWVGGFLHSIIQIIFTLQLPFCGPNVIDHYMCDLFPLLKLACTDTHIFAILVFANSGTICIIIFSLLVVSYGVILFSLRAQSSEGKFKALSTCGSHITVVVLFFVPCILTYARPTSAFSFEKNAVVFTTILTPLLNPMVYTFRNKEMKNAFRKMWKKLIVVSDKY, encoded by the coding sequence ATGAAAAACCAGAGCTGTGTCACTGGGCTCACACTCCTGGGCCTTTTACAGGACTCAAAAGTtgagaaaatattgtttgttgtattttctctGGTCTACCTAGCAACTATTGGGGGCAATATGATAATTGTGATGACCATTTTATATAACCCTGCACTGCTGGGctcccccatgtacttcttcttgATATTCCTGTCCTTATTAGATGCATGCACTTCTTCTACTGTTACTCCCAAGATTATAGTAGACTTCTTCTATAAAAGGAAGACCATTTCCTTTGAATGTTGTATGATACAGCTGTTTTCTGTCCACTTTTTCACTGGGGTAGAGGTGATTGTGCTGTcagccatggcctatgaccgctatgtggccatttgCAAGCCCTTACACTACTCTTCCATCATGAACCGGAGTCTTTGTGGAAATCTTGTGGTAGTTGCCTGGGTAGGAGGCTTCTTGCATTCTATTATACAAATTATTTTCACTTTGCAGCTGCCCTTCTGTGGACCCAATGTTATTGATCATTACATGTGTGACTTATTCCCATTACTGAAACTTGCCTGTACTGACACACACATTTTTGCAATTTTGGTGTTTGCCAACAGTGGGACTATCtgtatcattattttttccttattggTTGTTTCTTATGGTGTCATCTTGTTCTCTCTGAGAGCACAGAGCTCTGAAGGGAAATTTAAAGCTCTCTCCACCTGTGGGTCTCACATTACTGttgtggttttgttctttgtCCCATGCATATTAACATATGCAAGACCAACATCTGCATTCTCCTTTGAGAAAAATGCTGTTGTATTTACAACAATCTTGACCCCATTGCTCAATCCTATGGTTTATACTTttagaaataaggaaatgaaaaatgccTTCAGGAAAATGTGGAAAAAACTGATAGTAGTTTCtgacaaatattaa